From a single Bacillus gobiensis genomic region:
- a CDS encoding bifunctional 4-hydroxy-2-oxoglutarate aldolase/2-dehydro-3-deoxy-phosphogluconate aldolase, translating into MSALDFIKDNKVIAIVRGAEASDVLQIADALYEGGIRLLEITLNSPNAFEVIKNVKTKYGNEMLIGAGTVLDPESAQAALAAGAEFILSPTVNVDTIKLTKRHGAVSIPGAFSPSEILTAFEHGGDIIKVFPASSGPGYIKDILGPLKQIPLLPTGGVNLENIAEFMRAGSIGVGLGSALVDTKKAVSDIYLRQLTAKSREFLEAIN; encoded by the coding sequence ATGTCTGCATTAGATTTTATAAAAGATAACAAAGTGATTGCGATTGTTAGGGGAGCAGAAGCATCTGATGTCCTTCAAATTGCAGATGCTTTATACGAAGGCGGTATTCGATTGCTTGAAATTACTTTGAATTCGCCGAATGCATTCGAAGTGATTAAAAACGTGAAAACAAAGTATGGAAACGAAATGCTGATAGGAGCGGGAACTGTACTGGATCCCGAATCTGCACAAGCAGCTTTAGCAGCAGGAGCTGAATTCATTTTATCCCCGACTGTCAATGTCGATACGATCAAGCTTACGAAACGGCATGGCGCCGTAAGTATTCCAGGCGCGTTCAGCCCTAGTGAAATATTAACTGCTTTTGAACATGGAGGAGACATCATTAAAGTGTTTCCTGCTTCTTCGGGGCCCGGATATATTAAGGATATTTTAGGACCGCTCAAACAAATTCCACTCTTGCCGACCGGAGGAGTCAACCTGGAAAATATAGCGGAATTTATGAGAGCGGGTTCAATCGGCGTCGGACTTGGAAGCGCTTTAGTCGATACGAAGAAAGCAGTTAGTGATATCTATTTAAGGCAGTTAACAGCGAAATCGAGAGAATTTCTAGAAGCGATCAATTAA
- a CDS encoding sugar kinase, which translates to MDVISIGETMVLFTPQEDGLLRYNRNFSAKIAGAETNTLIGLTRLGIKTGWISKVGSDEFGRLILSQIRGEGIDTSQVISDNKHPTGIFFKEKTNESNMKIMYYRKGSAASTITKHDIDSGYISRSSYLYVTGITPALSESSLEAVFYAMQLAKKHHTKIVFDPNVRKKLWSEEKAKATLLEMAKLADIILPGTSEGEFLFGTKDEKEIVKKVLDMGSELAVVKMGASGAYYESHNQHGYVSGYKVDRVVDPVGAGDGFAAGVISGLIENAGIEKAVQRGCAIGAIVTMVNGDIEGLPDKEILRHFVHKSSEDVDR; encoded by the coding sequence ATGGATGTCATTAGTATAGGAGAAACAATGGTTTTATTTACTCCTCAAGAAGACGGGCTATTGAGGTACAATCGGAATTTTTCCGCCAAAATTGCCGGCGCGGAAACGAACACACTTATAGGCCTTACCCGCTTAGGGATAAAAACTGGATGGATAAGCAAGGTTGGCAGTGATGAATTCGGAAGGTTGATTCTCTCTCAGATTCGAGGCGAAGGTATCGATACAAGCCAGGTGATCTCTGATAATAAGCACCCTACCGGAATTTTCTTTAAAGAAAAAACAAATGAGTCCAATATGAAAATCATGTATTATCGCAAGGGTTCAGCAGCAAGCACGATTACAAAGCATGATATTGATAGCGGTTACATTTCTCGAAGCTCATACCTGTATGTCACCGGGATCACTCCGGCTCTAAGCGAAAGCTCACTTGAAGCTGTCTTTTACGCGATGCAGCTTGCAAAGAAACATCACACAAAAATTGTTTTTGACCCAAATGTCCGTAAGAAGCTTTGGTCTGAAGAAAAAGCAAAAGCTACGTTGCTGGAGATGGCTAAATTAGCCGACATTATACTGCCGGGAACGAGCGAAGGTGAATTTTTATTCGGGACAAAGGACGAAAAGGAAATCGTAAAAAAAGTATTAGATATGGGCAGTGAATTAGCTGTCGTCAAAATGGGTGCCTCCGGAGCTTACTATGAAAGTCATAATCAGCACGGTTATGTAAGCGGGTACAAAGTAGATCGGGTCGTTGATCCTGTTGGAGCAGGAGATGGCTTTGCTGCAGGTGTTATTTCGGGTCTTATTGAAAATGCCGGTATTGAAAAAGCGGTTCAAAGAGGCTGTGCAATCGGGGCGATCGTTACGATGGTTAACGGAGATATAGAAGGACTTCCCGATAAAGAAATTCTTCGGCATTTTGTCCATAAGAGCTCTGAGGATGTAGACCGATAG